One Carassius auratus strain Wakin chromosome 44, ASM336829v1, whole genome shotgun sequence genomic window carries:
- the LOC113062359 gene encoding piggyBac transposable element-derived protein 4-like, which yields MTSTKRFTAEQALEQLLESDEESGADSFYTDDEVFYQDGEDPFEDCNDNDPSTSSTPATAPQLPPRRRLTQPSTSSTPAPQLPPRRRLSQPSTSSTPAPQLPPRRRLSQPNTSSTPAPQLPPRRRWSQPNTSSTPAPQLPPRRRWSQPNTSSTPAPQLPPRRRWSQPNTSSTPAPQLPPRRRWSQPNTSSTPAPQLPPRRRWSQPNTSSTPAPQLPPRRRWSQPNTSSTPAPQLPPRRETLTRRHSTESVQRPTLSRSRSRSPHHTTHEQHWKTENDPDVAPILPRFAPARPPGVQLDKSKVYSPLDLFQLFFSNNVIRTLCSNTNKQATKRLSEGLQFKWTDVTPTDFLKYLALVIFMGLLKLGSVKSYWRQKNIFSVPFPKKVMPRDRWLSISSNVHMSDPAEDVVNDSKKGTSDHDPLFRLKPLMTEIMAACKSFYQPQKNLAIDERMVATKAKTGMTQYIKDKPTKWGFKLFVLADSSGYTSSFTVYTGKAKFPTGFGLSYDAVVGLLDKPHLGSGYHIYCDNFYTSPQLFRHLSSLHFRACGTYRQGRKDTPKSTVNALSKKSQRGTIRWIRDDDLLFVKWMDTREVSICSTIHQAYTSETVTRRQKKADGTWEKVRIPVPTPVVEYNKHMGGVDLSDQLIQYTSAHHKANRWYKTMFLHFVDIATCNSYILHKELCKEQNTIPLTHRDFMEELCAQLAGVTTEDADRTTHHTPLPIAPLDPANPAHKPADVRKYCEQCKASKVYNKTPWQCGACQVPLCNFLERPCFALWHA from the exons ATGACAAGCACTAAAAGATTTAcagcagaacaagctctggaacaattactggaaagcgACGAGGAATCTGGAGCAGACAGCTTTTACACAGATGACGAAGTATTTTACCAGGATGGGGAAGATCCATTTGAGGACTG taatgatAACGACCCAAGCACGTCATCTACACCGGCAACAGCACCTCAGCTTCCACCGAGAAGGAGATTGACCCAGCCAAGCACGTCATCTACACCGGCACCTCAGCTTCCACCGAGGAGGAGATTGAGCCAGCCAAGCACGTCATCTACACCGGCACCTCAGCTTCCACCGAGGAGGAGATTGAGCCAGCCAAACACGTCATCTACACCGGCACCTCAGCTTCCACCGAGGAGGAGATGGAGCCAGCCAAACACGTCATCTACACCGGCACCTCAGCTTCCACCGAGGAGGAGATGGAGCCAGCCAAACACGTCATCTACACCGGCACCTCAGCTTCCACCGAGGAGGAGATGGAGCCAGCCAAACACGTCATCTACACCGGCACCTCAGCTTCCACCGAGGAGGAGATGGAGCCAGCCAAACACGTCATCTACACCGGCACCTCAGCTTCCACCGAGGAGGAGATGGAGCCAGCCAAACACGTCATCTACACCGGCACCTCAGCTTCCACCGAGGAGGAGATGGAGCCAGCCAAACACGTCATCTACACCGGCACCTCAGCTTCCACCGAGGAGAGAAACTCTAACACGCAGACACTCTACCGAGAGTGTTCAGAGGCCCACGCTGAGCCGCTCAAGATCACGCTCTCCACACCATACAACACATGAACAACACTGGAAAACTGAAAACGATCCAGATGTGGCACCCATTCTCCCCAGGTTTGCCCCTGCCAGGCCCCCAGGAGTGCAACTCGATAAATCCAAAGTGTACAGTCCACTTGATTTGTTCCAGCTTTTTTTCAGCAATAATGTCATCAGAACATTATGCAGCAACACAAATAAGCAAGCTACAAAGAGGTTATCAGAAGGACTTCAATTCAAATGGACTGATGTCACTCCCACAGACTTCCTAAAATATCTTGCACTTGTGATTTTCATGGGACTGCTAAAACTTGGATCAGTGAAATCTTACTGGaggcaaaaaaacattttttcagttcCATTCCCAAAGAAAGTGATGCCAAGGGACAGGTGGCTCTCCATTTCCTCAAATGTGCACATGAGCGATCCGGCTGAGGATGTTGTAAATGACAGCAAAAAGGGAACATCAGACCATGATCCACTGTTTCGCCTCAAGCCTCTGATGACTGAAATCATGGCAGCATGCAAGTCCTTTTACCAGCCCCAAAAAAATCTGGCAATAGATGAGAGGATGGTGGCGACAAAAGCCAAAACAGGAATGACACAATACATAAAGGACAAACCGACTAAGTGGGGATTCAAACTGTTTGTCTTGGCTGACTCTTCAGGTTATACATCTAGCTTTACCGTGTACACAGGAAAGGCAAAGTTCCCCACTGGCTTTGGACTTTCCTATGATGCAGTTGTGGGCCTCCTGGACAAACCACATTTGGGAAGTGGTTATCACATTTATTGTGATAACTTTTATACAAGTCCTCAGCTCTTCAGACACCTGTCATCTCTGCACTTTAGAGCCTGTGGTACATATAGACAGGGGAGGAAGGACACCCCTAAATCGACTGTGAATGCCCTCTCCAAAAAATCCCAAAGAGGAACAATCAGGTGGATCCGAGATGATGACTTGCTCTTCGTCAAGTGGATGGACACAAGAGAGGTGTCCATCTGCTCGACCATCCATCAAGCCTACACATCGGAGACGGTCACGAGAAGGCAAAAAAAGGCAGATGGAACCTGGGAGAAAGTGAGGATTCCAGTTCCCACTCCAGTTGTGGAATACAACAAACACATGGGTGGTGTTGACTTGTCTGATCAGCTCATCCAGTACACCTCTGCTCACCACAAAGCAAACAGATGGTATAAGACTATGTTCTTGCACTTTGTGGACATCGCCACATGCAACAGCTACATCCTCCACAAAGAACTGTGTAAAGAGCAAAATACTATaccactgacacacagagacTTTATGGAGGAGCTCTGTGCTCAACTTGCAGGGGTAACAACTGAGGATGCAGACAGGACAACTCACCACACACCCCTACCCATTGCTCCCTTGGACCCAGCAAACCCTGCACACAAGCCTGCAGATGTCAGAAAGTACTGTGAGCAGTGCAAGGCAAGCAAAGTGTACAACAAGACCCCCTGGCAGTGTGGGGCATGCCAGGTGCCCCTCTGCAACTTcctggagaggccttgctttgctctctggcatgcctag